Proteins encoded by one window of Culicoides brevitarsis isolate CSIRO-B50_1 chromosome 2, AGI_CSIRO_Cbre_v1, whole genome shotgun sequence:
- the LOC134831132 gene encoding germinal-center associated nuclear protein has translation MDGNYIKGECEEMCPLGEVKQRIREKLVHFYEKDAKFVKEFARSAAGQRNQRSYELRTEDALMETVRYLLTEIFHDKRRPYNFMYDFVFDRLRCVRQEIVIQNLGLITTVKLLEPTIMFLAYSRYRLANESFHNFDPKICEQHLQECLKKILVCYDALPEMKYSENRCTLEALYQIFNLGSTEALSRGISLPKSVKRHPVFRLSLRIGIAYWQKNFFGTLKLMQSLPPMLFAVASLKFGQIRRQMIMTFSTAYCSKQLSVPLEWLRKVLFYGAKEETSELIEHLRHYGIECDGQAAKFEKKFDMSKAQIATVSHAFVDEKFDCDNFEIYFLLK, from the exons ATGGATGGCAACTATATCAAAGGCGAATGTGAAGAAATGTGTCCTTTGGGAGAAGTTAAACAACGAATTCGCGAGAAACTCGttcatttttacgaaaaagacGCCAAATTTGTGAAGGAATTTGCTCGTTCAGCTGCCGGTCAACGAAATCAACGTTCCTACGAATTACGAACCGAAGATGCTTTAATGGAAACTGTGAGATATTTGTTAACAGA aatttttcatgataaacGTCGTCCTTATAATTTCATGTACGATTTTGTCTTTGATCGTTTGCGATGCGTTCGTCAGGAGATTGTCATCCAAAATTTGGGTCTCATAACGACAGTGAAGCTGCTTGAACCAACAATTATGTTCCTTGCGTACTCGCGTTATCGTCTCGCCAACGAATCTTTTCACAATTTCGACCCGAAAATCTGCGAACAGCATCTTCAGGAgtgtttaaagaaaattctcgTGTGTTACGATGCCTTACCTGAAATGAAATACTCGGAAAATCGTTGCACTCTTGAAGCCTTGTACCAAATTTTCAATCTCGGAAGCACAGAAGCCCTTTCTCGAGGCATTTCGTTGCCAAAAAGTGTCAAACGTCATCCGGTATTTCGACTTTCGTTGCGTATCGGGATCGCATATTggcagaaaaacttttttggaaCACTAAAATTGATGCAAAGCTTACCGCCGATGCTTTTTGCTGTTGCTTCATTGAAATTCGGGCAGATACGACGACAGATGATCATGACATTCAGTACGGCGTATTGCAGTAAGCAGTTGTCTGTTCCGCTCGAGTGGCTGAGAAAGGTTTTGTTCTATGGCGCGAAAGAAGAGACGTCGGAGTTGATTGAGCACTTGAGGCATTACGGCATTGAATGCGATGGGCAAGCAGCGAAATTCGAGAAGAAATTCGATATGAGCAAAGCGCAG ATCGCAACAGTATCACACGCGTTCgtggatgaaaaatttgactgtgataattttgaaatatattttctgttaaagtga